A genomic segment from Mycobacteriales bacterium encodes:
- a CDS encoding VOC family protein, with the protein MTPPDAEELARLEQKRADLRAAHVRPPADRQTNGRGIHHAALICSDVEQTIEFYQGLLGFPLVELVENRDYPGSTHFFFDLGNDTLLGFFDFPGLGLEPSPEGFGGVQHIAISVPPDAHAKLRAKLDEQGIPYDGPQRGIPESLYLRDPDGIGIELLSDELMWFGGQWLDGRE; encoded by the coding sequence ATGACCCCTCCCGATGCGGAAGAGCTGGCCCGGCTGGAGCAGAAGCGGGCAGACCTGCGAGCCGCCCACGTGCGACCACCGGCCGATCGGCAGACCAACGGGCGCGGCATCCACCACGCCGCCCTGATCTGCAGCGACGTCGAGCAGACCATCGAGTTCTACCAAGGGCTGCTCGGGTTCCCGCTTGTCGAGCTGGTCGAGAACCGTGACTATCCGGGCTCGACCCATTTCTTCTTCGATCTCGGAAACGACACGCTGCTCGGCTTCTTCGACTTCCCCGGTCTCGGGCTCGAACCGTCGCCGGAAGGCTTCGGCGGAGTGCAGCACATCGCGATCTCCGTCCCACCCGACGCGCACGCGAAGCTGCGGGCGAAGCTCGATGAGCAGGGCATCCCGTACGACGGGCCGCAGCGCGGCATCCCGGAGTCGCTCTACCTGCGTGACCCGGACGGGATCGGGATCGAGCTGCTCTCCGACGAGCTGATGTGGTTCGGCGGCCAGTGGCTCGACGGCAGGGAGTGA